Proteins co-encoded in one Vampirovibrio chlorellavorus genomic window:
- a CDS encoding Spy/CpxP family protein refolding chaperone, producing the protein MKSLEFLKSPAQKRNQAGMVLRTALLAASLFSMAHAGEINWQVLNLTPQQSTQMQTLEDGWHKVHQNLSTQIQRDMAELKTILPTGDSQKIRELQTRIMTNKTYLMNESMDTFLKKREMLSPEQRSQLQKMLPCASTPDAAPAAPQSDAQANTAASPAAAARSASPPAATVPLVAPPAPIADQQQAQD; encoded by the coding sequence GTGAAGTCGCTGGAATTTTTAAAATCTCCTGCCCAAAAACGAAATCAGGCCGGCATGGTTTTGCGGACAGCACTGTTGGCTGCCTCCCTGTTTTCTATGGCCCATGCGGGCGAAATCAACTGGCAGGTTCTCAATCTGACCCCCCAGCAATCAACCCAGATGCAAACACTGGAAGATGGCTGGCATAAAGTTCACCAGAATCTCAGCACCCAGATCCAGCGGGATATGGCCGAGTTGAAAACCATTTTGCCCACGGGCGATTCCCAGAAGATTCGGGAACTGCAAACCCGCATTATGACCAACAAGACGTACCTGATGAATGAGTCCATGGACACTTTCCTCAAAAAGCGGGAAATGCTGTCCCCGGAGCAACGTAGCCAACTGCAAAAAATGCTGCCCTGTGCCAGCACCCCAGACGCTGCTCCTGCCGCTCCCCAATCGGACGCTCAGGCTAACACGGCCGCTTCCCCGGCAGCAGCCGCTCGCTCTGCTTCGCCCCCGGCAGCCACAGTGCCTTTGGTGGCCCCACCTGCCCCGATTGCCGATCAGCAGCAAGCTCAGGACTAG